One part of the Bdellovibrio sp. KM01 genome encodes these proteins:
- a CDS encoding DUF2259 domain-containing protein, with translation MKKLVLSLIALSFAGVTAQAADTLKFHNLGFSTDGKYYSYATSAVGDGSGYGYATVFIKQVDEYDRGEILRVTRDTEVDNDRLALKLAIQSVNFTSFGGLIPYGIRGETLTPTADKEITLDTYNAKYRLQLKTLPARFPNPTCKNDWDVASSRLELAVTKTDSKGKSETQVLFSDYSEPGARICAQNYKIAQVIRHDDKLMLIISYDSPGFEGMDHDFVVISTKLE, from the coding sequence ATGAAAAAACTTGTTCTTTCCCTGATCGCTCTTTCTTTCGCCGGCGTCACTGCACAAGCCGCTGACACACTTAAATTTCACAACCTTGGTTTTTCTACGGATGGTAAATACTATTCGTACGCGACATCGGCTGTTGGCGATGGCTCCGGTTACGGCTATGCGACTGTATTTATCAAACAAGTGGACGAATACGATCGCGGCGAAATCCTACGTGTTACACGTGACACAGAAGTTGATAATGACAGACTGGCACTTAAACTTGCGATTCAATCTGTGAACTTCACAAGCTTCGGTGGACTTATCCCATATGGAATCCGAGGCGAAACTCTGACTCCGACGGCAGACAAAGAAATCACACTCGATACCTATAATGCAAAATACCGCCTCCAACTAAAAACACTTCCTGCGCGCTTTCCGAATCCAACATGCAAAAATGACTGGGACGTCGCGAGCAGTCGCCTTGAACTAGCAGTGACGAAAACAGATTCTAAAGGAAAAAGCGAAACTCAGGTTTTATTTAGCGACTATTCTGAACCAGGAGCTCGCATCTGCGCACAAAACTATAAAATTGCACAAGTCATCCGTCACGACGACAAATTGATGCTGATCATTTCCTATGACAGCCCGGGATTTGAAGGCATGGACCACGACTTTGTCGTCATCTCTACAAAACTAGAATAG
- a CDS encoding VC0807 family protein, which produces MTETTASNQKPENSWLNLIFNILLPVMILNKLTKHIGPMNALVLALAFPLIYGIYDLLKRKKVNAFSILGLLNVGLTGGLAVIGIHGFWFAVKEAAFPSLVGLFVLGSAFTKKPFIESLFLNPGVMKVDLLEEKLREHGKQAEFHDHMRKATMWLSLSFAFSAVLNFVLARKIFLDIDSTLAAEAQSVILNEQIAKMTTWSMAIIMVPSMIFLLGIFWYLMKGVKAYAGLSTDELLKS; this is translated from the coding sequence ATGACTGAAACCACTGCCTCCAACCAAAAACCTGAAAATAGCTGGCTCAACTTAATCTTTAACATTTTGTTGCCGGTTATGATCCTGAACAAACTGACTAAGCATATCGGTCCGATGAATGCTTTGGTTTTGGCACTGGCATTTCCGTTGATCTACGGGATCTACGATCTTCTTAAACGTAAAAAAGTAAATGCTTTCTCGATCCTCGGTTTATTAAACGTGGGTTTGACCGGTGGACTGGCAGTCATCGGAATTCACGGATTCTGGTTCGCAGTCAAAGAAGCTGCGTTCCCGTCTCTGGTAGGTCTTTTCGTCTTGGGATCAGCGTTCACTAAAAAACCCTTCATCGAAAGCTTGTTCCTAAACCCAGGCGTGATGAAAGTGGATCTGCTCGAAGAAAAATTAAGAGAGCACGGCAAACAAGCCGAATTCCACGATCACATGAGAAAAGCGACAATGTGGCTCTCCCTAAGTTTCGCATTTAGCGCTGTGCTAAATTTTGTGTTGGCAAGAAAGATCTTCCTAGATATCGACTCAACATTAGCAGCCGAAGCCCAATCCGTAATCTTAAACGAACAGATTGCCAAAATGACCACATGGTCCATGGCCATCATCATGGTTCCATCCATGATCTTCCTCTTAGGCATCTTCTGGTACCTAATGAAAGGCGTAAAAGCCTACGCCGGCCTAAGCACCGACGAACTCCTAAAATCCTAA
- a CDS encoding acylneuraminate cytidylyltransferase: MKAIVIAALLALSFTTGFTCSKNQPAETTTTTETTTTTAPADGTAAPAADATAAPAADATATPAASPAAGETK; this comes from the coding sequence ATGAAAGCTATCGTTATCGCAGCTTTGCTAGCACTTTCTTTCACAACTGGTTTCACTTGCTCTAAAAATCAACCAGCTGAAACTACAACTACAACTGAGACTACAACTACTACAGCTCCAGCTGACGGTACTGCAGCTCCAGCAGCTGACGCTACTGCGGCTCCAGCAGCTGATGCAACTGCAACTCCAGCAGCATCTCCAGCAGCTGGCGAAACTAAGTAA
- the mutM gene encoding bifunctional DNA-formamidopyrimidine glycosylase/DNA-(apurinic or apyrimidinic site) lyase encodes MPELPEVEVVRKGLEEILKKEPTLLDIELKRPDLRDPIPLKKLKTLIGQKVRKVERRAKYLLIWTDKGGMLSHLGMTGTWRVAEKGDERLHDHIYLHFSGGLRLAYRDPRRFGIFDFVAADDVAAHPRLKILGPEPLSAEFTGETLWQSLRNKQIALKVAIMDQKVVVGVGNIYASEALFAAKIKPTLPAKKLSLERANLLVKEIRRILAESIKKGGSSISDFAQTSGESGYFQNTFKVYDRAGQPCVVCKQQIKSKVMGGRNTFWCGHCQK; translated from the coding sequence ATGCCTGAATTGCCAGAGGTCGAAGTCGTCCGTAAGGGGCTTGAAGAAATTCTTAAAAAAGAACCGACTCTTTTAGATATTGAACTCAAGCGTCCTGATTTGCGCGATCCTATTCCGCTTAAAAAACTAAAAACTTTGATTGGACAGAAGGTTCGCAAGGTCGAACGTCGCGCAAAGTATCTTTTGATTTGGACCGACAAGGGCGGGATGCTTTCACATTTGGGAATGACGGGGACTTGGCGAGTGGCGGAGAAGGGTGATGAGCGGTTGCATGATCACATCTATTTGCACTTTTCAGGTGGTTTGCGTTTGGCTTACCGTGATCCGCGCCGGTTTGGGATTTTCGACTTTGTGGCCGCAGATGATGTTGCTGCGCATCCAAGGTTGAAGATCTTGGGACCTGAGCCGCTGAGTGCTGAATTTACAGGCGAAACTTTGTGGCAGAGTTTACGCAATAAACAGATCGCTTTGAAGGTCGCCATTATGGATCAAAAAGTTGTTGTCGGGGTGGGGAACATTTACGCGAGCGAAGCGCTTTTTGCCGCAAAAATTAAACCCACTTTGCCAGCGAAAAAACTCTCTCTTGAGAGAGCAAATTTACTCGTAAAAGAGATTCGTCGCATACTTGCTGAGAGCATAAAAAAAGGCGGATCTTCGATCAGTGATTTTGCCCAAACTTCAGGCGAAAGCGGGTACTTTCAAAACACTTTCAAAGTGTATGATCGTGCGGGGCAGCCCTGTGTTGTATGCAAACAACAGATAAAATCGAAAGTGATGGGCGGTCGGAATACTTTTTGGTGCGGACATTGCCAGAAATAA
- the ahpC gene encoding alkyl hydroperoxide reductase subunit C, which translates to MQTLINTQVPDFKVQAYHHNDFKTVTQNDLKGKWSIFFFYPADFTFVCPTELGDMADKYAEFQKLGVEVYGVSTDTHFTHKAWHDASDTIKKIKYPMLADPTFQLTRAFGVHIEEEGLAYRGTFLVNPAGKIVLAEVQDNGIGRNADELFRKVQAAQYIAANPGEVCPAKWTPGKSTLKPGLDLVGKI; encoded by the coding sequence ATGCAAACATTGATCAACACGCAAGTGCCTGACTTTAAAGTACAAGCTTACCACCACAACGATTTCAAAACTGTTACGCAAAATGACCTTAAAGGTAAATGGTCTATTTTCTTCTTTTACCCAGCTGACTTTACATTCGTGTGCCCTACTGAACTAGGTGACATGGCTGATAAATACGCTGAATTCCAAAAATTGGGCGTAGAAGTTTACGGCGTATCTACAGACACTCATTTCACGCACAAAGCTTGGCATGATGCTTCTGATACAATCAAAAAAATCAAATACCCAATGTTGGCAGACCCTACATTCCAATTGACTCGCGCATTCGGCGTTCACATTGAAGAAGAAGGTTTGGCTTACCGTGGTACTTTCTTGGTAAACCCAGCTGGTAAAATCGTATTGGCTGAAGTTCAAGACAACGGCATCGGCCGTAACGCTGATGAGTTGTTCCGTAAAGTTCAAGCTGCTCAATACATCGCTGCAAATCCAGGCGAAGTTTGCCCAGCTAAATGGACTCCAGGTAAATCGACTTTGAAACCTGGCTTGGACCTAGTTGGCAAAATCTAA
- the sohB gene encoding protease SohB, whose translation MDAMQSIGIFAAQTFLILFAILAVIIVIAVLAAKAGHKTEVEVELLHKKYKGFRNLLKAHTISKSERKELKKKLKAERKAHDAKSQGHEKKIFVVDFEGDVKASAVENLREEITAVLTIATPQDEVVVRVESPGGVVHGYGLAASQLLRVREKNIPLTVCVDKVAASGGYLMSVTANKILCAPFAIVGSIGVVAQVPNLHRVLKKHDVDFKEYTAGEYKRTVSLLGEITPKGEEKFKQQLEDTHVLFKGFVGKFRPQLNLEEVATGEYWYGEQAITKGLVDEIRTSDDYLMTLADQHQVIKVKFEQKQSIGDKLTGILGKAMKKGALSIVEELETRRFL comes from the coding sequence ATGGACGCAATGCAGAGCATCGGAATATTCGCCGCACAGACCTTTCTAATCCTCTTTGCTATTTTAGCGGTCATCATAGTCATCGCCGTTCTTGCTGCCAAAGCGGGCCACAAAACAGAAGTTGAAGTAGAACTTTTACATAAGAAATACAAAGGCTTCCGCAATCTCCTTAAAGCGCACACAATTTCCAAATCTGAGCGCAAAGAACTTAAGAAAAAACTTAAAGCAGAACGTAAAGCTCACGATGCAAAATCGCAGGGACACGAAAAGAAAATATTCGTGGTCGACTTTGAAGGCGACGTGAAGGCTTCGGCGGTTGAAAACCTGCGTGAAGAAATCACAGCGGTCCTGACTATCGCGACTCCGCAAGACGAAGTTGTCGTTCGCGTGGAAAGCCCGGGCGGCGTCGTTCACGGTTACGGCCTGGCGGCTTCCCAACTTTTGCGTGTACGTGAAAAAAACATTCCTTTGACTGTGTGCGTGGATAAAGTTGCGGCCTCTGGTGGCTACTTGATGTCTGTGACAGCTAACAAAATCCTATGCGCTCCTTTTGCGATCGTGGGTTCGATCGGCGTGGTGGCTCAGGTTCCAAATCTTCACCGCGTTTTGAAAAAACACGATGTGGACTTCAAAGAATACACCGCGGGCGAGTACAAACGCACCGTAAGCCTTTTGGGTGAGATCACTCCAAAAGGTGAAGAAAAGTTCAAACAGCAACTTGAAGACACGCACGTGTTGTTCAAGGGCTTTGTGGGCAAGTTCCGTCCACAACTTAATTTAGAAGAAGTAGCCACAGGCGAATACTGGTATGGCGAGCAAGCTATCACTAAGGGCTTAGTGGATGAAATTCGTACAAGCGATGATTACTTGATGACGTTGGCGGACCAACACCAAGTGATCAAAGTGAAGTTCGAACAAAAACAGTCTATCGGCGATAAACTGACAGGGATTTTAGGGAAAGCCATGAAAAAAGGCGCCCTTTCCATCGTCGAAGAACTAGAAACACGTCGTTTCCTTTAA
- a CDS encoding trypsin-like serine protease has protein sequence MKYLIVLPFLFLGACADKDSNSQLGAVSLEQNTTGIVGGRLVKANDPVATRVVMIEIKYENGGTNLCTGTPIDKTTILTAAHCVKGAVRVRVGYALDEDSITKGNLVVAKSFKAHEDYEEDADQYDLGLVRLQKAIPSNYKVSKIYDGSQEVTSDTVTLVGYGITSSQGTDAGYLRTTTKDLDDVRIRNNSILIIQQPHNGVCSGDSGGPVFVQVGNEMQLIGVNSYVEGPSKNPCGQIAGSVYVKSQLTWIRKTIKEL, from the coding sequence ATGAAATATTTAATTGTTCTTCCATTCTTGTTTCTAGGTGCGTGTGCAGATAAGGATTCCAATAGCCAACTTGGTGCTGTGAGTTTGGAGCAAAATACAACTGGCATCGTAGGGGGCCGATTGGTCAAAGCCAATGATCCTGTCGCAACTCGAGTCGTGATGATTGAGATCAAATACGAAAACGGGGGTACCAATCTCTGTACGGGGACGCCGATTGATAAAACGACTATTTTAACAGCTGCTCACTGTGTAAAAGGCGCTGTGCGAGTTAGAGTGGGTTACGCTTTGGATGAAGATTCAATTACAAAAGGCAACCTTGTTGTGGCTAAATCTTTTAAGGCTCACGAGGACTACGAGGAAGACGCAGATCAATATGATCTAGGTTTGGTTCGTTTGCAAAAGGCTATTCCGTCTAACTATAAGGTCAGTAAAATCTATGACGGTTCCCAGGAGGTCACTTCGGATACAGTGACTTTGGTTGGTTACGGTATCACGAGCTCCCAAGGTACCGATGCTGGATATTTGCGTACGACCACGAAAGACTTAGATGACGTTCGTATTCGCAATAACTCAATACTGATAATCCAACAGCCTCACAACGGCGTTTGCAGTGGTGATTCAGGTGGGCCGGTGTTTGTCCAGGTGGGCAATGAGATGCAACTTATTGGGGTCAATTCTTATGTCGAAGGCCCAAGTAAAAATCCTTGCGGTCAAATAGCCGGATCAGTTTATGTAAAGTCCCAGCTGACTTGGATCCGTAAAACGATTAAAGAGCTTTAG
- the ahpF gene encoding alkyl hydroperoxide reductase subunit F, whose protein sequence is MLDQSLREQLVSVFGKLEKPVELIIENSTHEDHKDLLEMLNDVAETSPNITVKENPGSNSPVPAFHIAYQGKPTGISFKGIPGGHEFTSLILAILNTDGKGKLLDSLLADRVKRLKKGITVQTFMSLTCENCPEVVQALNLITLAHGNMKHEVIDGGYVQDEVQKLGIQGVPSLAGNGKMFHSGRISVLDLIEKLEKTYGIDENASTEPSEPVNKNLGHFDVLVVGGGPAGASAAIYSVRKGLSTALITEKIGGQVQETKGIENLIGVTYTEGPQLAAQLNQHVASYPVRVLENRRVKTIKTEGKIKTVELESGEHLVADSIIVTTGAKWRELGVEGEKEYMGRGVAYCPHCDGPFYKGKKVAVIGGGNSGVEAAIDLAGIVREVVVIEYNNELKADRILVDKLKSLPNVSVITGAKTEKVLGDGQKVHQLEYTDRTTGKLEKLDLDGVFVQIGLVPNSQFLKGTVELTKFGEIITDEKCRTNVKGIYAAGDVTTTPYKQIVIAMGEGAKAALAAFEDRMYDHA, encoded by the coding sequence ATGTTAGATCAATCACTCCGCGAACAGCTTGTTTCAGTCTTTGGCAAACTTGAAAAGCCAGTTGAACTCATCATCGAAAATAGCACACACGAAGATCACAAGGACCTTCTTGAAATGTTGAATGATGTTGCTGAGACATCTCCCAACATCACTGTTAAAGAAAATCCAGGCAGCAACTCCCCGGTTCCCGCTTTTCACATCGCTTATCAAGGCAAGCCCACAGGAATCTCTTTTAAAGGTATTCCGGGCGGCCACGAATTCACTTCGCTGATCCTGGCGATCTTAAACACCGACGGCAAAGGCAAATTGCTGGATAGCCTGCTTGCCGATCGCGTGAAGCGTTTGAAAAAAGGCATCACGGTTCAGACTTTCATGTCTTTGACTTGTGAAAACTGCCCTGAAGTCGTTCAAGCTTTGAACTTGATTACACTTGCTCACGGCAACATGAAGCACGAAGTGATCGATGGTGGCTATGTTCAGGATGAAGTTCAAAAATTGGGCATCCAAGGTGTACCAAGCCTGGCTGGTAACGGTAAAATGTTCCACTCCGGTCGTATCAGCGTTTTGGACCTGATTGAAAAATTAGAAAAAACATACGGCATTGACGAGAACGCTTCGACAGAACCCTCAGAGCCCGTGAACAAAAACTTGGGTCACTTTGATGTCCTGGTTGTTGGTGGCGGTCCTGCGGGCGCTTCGGCTGCAATCTATTCTGTTCGCAAGGGCTTAAGTACTGCGTTGATCACCGAAAAAATCGGTGGCCAGGTTCAAGAAACTAAAGGTATCGAGAACTTAATTGGTGTGACTTACACTGAAGGTCCTCAGTTGGCAGCGCAATTGAACCAACACGTGGCCAGCTACCCTGTTCGCGTTTTGGAAAACCGCCGTGTGAAAACGATCAAAACTGAAGGCAAGATCAAAACGGTCGAGCTTGAAAGCGGCGAACACCTGGTTGCGGATTCTATCATCGTCACAACGGGCGCGAAATGGCGCGAGCTTGGTGTTGAAGGTGAAAAAGAATATATGGGTCGTGGTGTGGCGTACTGCCCTCACTGTGATGGACCTTTTTATAAAGGCAAAAAAGTTGCAGTTATCGGCGGAGGAAACTCTGGCGTGGAAGCAGCGATTGACCTTGCGGGGATCGTTCGCGAAGTGGTTGTTATCGAATACAACAACGAACTGAAAGCGGACCGTATCTTGGTGGATAAACTTAAATCATTGCCAAACGTTTCTGTGATCACAGGAGCGAAAACGGAAAAAGTTTTGGGTGATGGTCAAAAGGTTCATCAATTGGAATACACAGACCGCACGACTGGCAAACTTGAAAAATTGGATCTTGATGGTGTGTTCGTCCAAATCGGCCTGGTTCCCAATAGCCAATTCCTAAAAGGCACCGTGGAGCTGACGAAGTTCGGCGAAATCATCACCGATGAAAAATGCCGTACGAACGTTAAAGGCATTTACGCTGCCGGCGACGTGACGACGACTCCGTACAAACAAATCGTGATCGCCATGGGCGAAGGCGCGAAAGCTGCCTTGGCGGCGTTCGAAGATCGCATGTACGATCACGCCTAA
- a CDS encoding hemerythrin domain-containing protein, whose translation MAQHHHQQQSNQWQGGKEFSKQDDIVEMILEDHKPLKELIKIMKDSDKDLAAREDAFAEFAPLLVCHAKPEEQSLYVYMKGNEELREDGFEGDVEHQLADQLCEEIMRTEDPDEIGAKIKVLAELVEHHIEEEEEDLLPEFRKNSEAQERMQLGEKFLALKVQYLEKGGQETPHESDRNSEIH comes from the coding sequence ATGGCACAACATCATCATCAGCAGCAAAGTAATCAATGGCAGGGTGGCAAAGAGTTTTCGAAACAAGACGACATCGTTGAAATGATTCTGGAAGACCATAAACCACTGAAAGAGCTTATTAAAATCATGAAGGACTCGGACAAAGATCTGGCGGCTCGTGAAGATGCTTTCGCCGAGTTTGCTCCACTGTTAGTCTGTCACGCAAAACCCGAAGAGCAAAGTCTCTACGTTTATATGAAAGGCAATGAAGAGCTCCGGGAAGATGGTTTTGAAGGAGACGTTGAGCATCAACTGGCCGACCAACTTTGTGAAGAGATCATGCGCACCGAAGACCCAGATGAGATCGGGGCAAAAATCAAAGTGCTGGCTGAATTGGTTGAGCATCATATTGAGGAAGAGGAAGAAGATCTTTTACCAGAGTTCAGAAAGAACTCTGAAGCTCAGGAGCGGATGCAGTTGGGTGAAAAATTCCTGGCTCTGAAAGTTCAATACTTGGAAAAAGGCGGGCAAGAAACTCCGCATGAATCAGATCGAAATTCTGAAATTCATTAG
- a CDS encoding ASCH domain-containing protein, which yields MKYNALSIVWPNGSKIASGEKKLEIRSWKPPEGFQGDLLIVENHNFLRKEGEIDPAGKPVALVKIKNVRPFMAGDLLDACWDKWEPGLFAWEVTDVRPIKSDKVAVAARKIYELEIDL from the coding sequence ATGAAATATAATGCCCTTTCCATTGTTTGGCCGAACGGAAGTAAAATTGCGTCGGGCGAGAAAAAACTAGAGATCCGATCTTGGAAACCGCCCGAAGGTTTTCAAGGGGATTTGCTGATAGTGGAAAATCATAACTTTTTGCGCAAAGAGGGCGAAATCGATCCCGCCGGCAAACCTGTTGCGCTGGTTAAAATTAAAAACGTTCGCCCCTTCATGGCTGGGGATTTATTGGATGCGTGTTGGGATAAATGGGAACCTGGGTTGTTTGCTTGGGAAGTCACTGATGTACGCCCGATTAAATCAGACAAGGTGGCGGTCGCGGCAAGGAAGATTTACGAACTGGAGATCGACCTATAA
- the gstA gene encoding glutathione transferase GstA translates to MNLFYSPGACALASQIALREAGLNFELIKVDLKAKEYSGGDYKKINPKGYIPALQLPNGHLMTEGAVILQWIADQVPEKNLLPKYGTMERYKAMEWLNFIATEIHKGLGSLFGGAVMNEETKEQIKGKVQLRLAVLDQHLQQNPFILGENFSVADAYAYNVLRWTGLVGVDIAQHKALQNFISKMADRPTVKEAVAAEGIRL, encoded by the coding sequence ATGAATTTGTTTTATTCTCCAGGAGCATGCGCCCTTGCTTCTCAAATTGCTCTTCGTGAAGCTGGTTTAAACTTTGAACTCATTAAAGTAGATCTTAAAGCGAAAGAATACTCTGGCGGCGACTATAAAAAAATCAATCCAAAGGGTTACATCCCCGCTTTGCAACTTCCTAACGGTCATTTGATGACCGAAGGCGCTGTGATCTTGCAATGGATCGCGGACCAAGTACCCGAGAAAAATCTTCTGCCAAAATATGGGACCATGGAACGCTATAAAGCGATGGAGTGGTTAAACTTCATCGCAACGGAAATTCATAAAGGTTTGGGTTCATTATTCGGTGGCGCCGTGATGAATGAAGAAACCAAAGAGCAAATCAAAGGCAAAGTGCAATTGCGCTTAGCTGTTTTGGATCAACATCTGCAACAAAATCCATTTATTTTGGGAGAGAATTTCTCTGTAGCTGATGCCTATGCTTACAACGTTCTTCGTTGGACAGGTTTGGTTGGCGTGGACATTGCTCAACACAAAGCTTTGCAAAACTTCATCAGCAAAATGGCTGATCGTCCGACAGTAAAAGAAGCTGTTGCAGCGGAAGGTATTCGTCTTTAA
- a CDS encoding ABC transporter ATP-binding protein yields MQETPVIEVKNLETTFVTKAGPFKAVNNISYSINKGQTMGIVGESGCGKSVTSYSLMRLIERPGTVTGGQVLLNGRDLLKINEAQMEEVRGGEMAMIFQEPMTALNPVLTIGRQMDEQIMRHKKCTQKESKDRAIEMLRLVGIPSPAERYNSYPHQLSGGMRQRAMIAMALSCDPMFLIADEPTTALDVTIQAQILELIQGLQQKFNMTVQFITHDLGVISEISDRVMVMYGGQFCEQADTQELFLNPRHPYTAALIASRPKFGERVARLRTIEGSVPAPHELPKGCPFTNRCPRAVNECAVLKPPVVEFKPGHTVACFNPVA; encoded by the coding sequence GTGCAAGAAACTCCTGTTATCGAAGTCAAAAATCTTGAGACGACCTTCGTTACGAAGGCCGGCCCCTTCAAGGCCGTTAACAACATTTCTTATTCAATCAACAAAGGCCAAACCATGGGCATCGTCGGGGAATCTGGTTGCGGTAAATCCGTAACTTCATATTCCCTCATGCGATTGATTGAAAGACCTGGCACTGTTACAGGTGGTCAGGTTTTGCTGAACGGCCGCGATCTTTTGAAAATCAATGAAGCGCAAATGGAAGAAGTTCGCGGTGGCGAGATGGCCATGATCTTCCAGGAGCCGATGACAGCCTTGAATCCTGTTCTTACGATCGGTCGTCAAATGGACGAACAGATCATGCGCCATAAAAAGTGCACACAAAAAGAATCCAAAGACCGCGCGATTGAAATGCTTCGTCTGGTGGGTATTCCGTCGCCTGCTGAACGCTACAACTCTTACCCTCACCAACTCTCGGGCGGTATGAGACAACGTGCGATGATTGCGATGGCTTTGTCTTGCGATCCCATGTTTTTGATCGCCGATGAACCGACGACAGCTTTGGACGTAACGATCCAAGCGCAGATTTTGGAACTGATCCAAGGTCTACAACAAAAATTCAATATGACAGTGCAGTTCATCACTCATGACCTGGGCGTGATCTCGGAGATCTCGGACCGCGTGATGGTGATGTATGGCGGTCAATTCTGTGAACAAGCTGACACTCAAGAACTATTCCTAAATCCTCGCCATCCGTACACGGCGGCGTTGATTGCGTCTCGTCCAAAGTTTGGCGAGCGCGTGGCAAGACTTAGAACTATCGAAGGTTCTGTTCCTGCTCCTCACGAACTTCCTAAGGGTTGTCCGTTTACGAATCGCTGCCCGCGTGCCGTGAATGAATGTGCGGTTCTAAAACCACCTGTTGTTGAATTTAAACCTGGCCATACTGTGGCTTGCTTTAACCCGGTAGCTTAA
- a CDS encoding hydrogen peroxide-inducible genes activator yields MKLKVNFSLTQLEYVMAVHKYGHFAKAAEACHVTQPTLSMQIQKLEDELGVVIFDRSKKPILLTDAGKKLISQMQTVLFEARKIESILLEGTKGSRKGTLTVAIIPTIAPYLLPRLLPVCVEMLPDLELNIKEMQTDQIIEALNKDEIDVGVLATPTQIAGMFEYPLYYEPFYVLCDKNHEYANQKKIKYHSLSMDDIWLLEEGHCLRNQVLDLCSIKKKKGTERKYKFESGSLETLKNLVDLYGGYTLLPQLATHTVGDRSQVVQFERPIPAREIGLVCRREHYKSELVDALGEAILKAIPEDLRKIKPKDLDVLPIA; encoded by the coding sequence GTGAAATTAAAGGTGAACTTTTCTTTGACGCAGCTCGAATATGTGATGGCTGTCCATAAGTATGGACACTTTGCGAAGGCCGCAGAGGCCTGCCATGTGACTCAGCCCACTCTAAGTATGCAAATTCAAAAGCTTGAAGACGAACTGGGAGTGGTGATTTTTGACCGCTCTAAGAAACCTATTTTGCTTACGGATGCTGGTAAAAAGCTTATTTCTCAAATGCAGACGGTCTTGTTTGAAGCGCGTAAAATTGAATCAATTTTATTGGAAGGTACAAAGGGATCTCGTAAGGGGACTTTGACCGTTGCGATCATTCCAACAATTGCACCGTATTTGTTGCCGCGACTTTTACCAGTTTGCGTGGAGATGCTTCCGGATCTGGAACTCAACATTAAAGAAATGCAGACAGATCAAATTATCGAAGCCTTGAATAAAGACGAAATCGACGTGGGAGTCTTAGCAACCCCTACACAGATCGCAGGGATGTTTGAATATCCGCTGTACTATGAACCGTTCTATGTGTTGTGCGATAAAAACCATGAATATGCAAATCAGAAAAAGATCAAATATCATTCCTTATCAATGGATGACATCTGGCTTTTAGAAGAAGGCCACTGCTTGCGCAATCAAGTCCTGGATCTGTGCTCGATCAAAAAGAAAAAGGGCACGGAACGTAAGTACAAGTTCGAAAGTGGTTCCTTGGAAACTTTGAAAAACCTGGTCGATCTTTACGGCGGTTATACTTTGCTACCCCAGCTTGCGACCCACACGGTGGGGGATCGCAGTCAGGTGGTGCAATTCGAACGCCCCATCCCAGCTCGTGAAATCGGTTTGGTATGTCGTCGCGAGCATTATAAAAGTGAATTAGTCGATGCCTTGGGGGAGGCGATTTTAAAAGCGATCCCCGAGGATCTGCGTAAAATTAAACCTAAAGACTTGGATGTTCTTCCGATTGCCTAA